The Natronosalvus caseinilyticus genome includes a region encoding these proteins:
- a CDS encoding MarR family transcriptional regulator: MITKAGLAVIDALSTGREATPEVLAMETGYSQTHLYDVLDELLAAGLLVETRGRKNQRRVHLADHPVTEAYRALRSELGHVDWVDLLSPATLRVCWYLDEPRRVTNIAEQLGMSRQGVHNALSPLKHRAMLSPSGPEYAVSEDLAPLLAFAQAVATHEHRSRAREIAPSATVEWCDPKRTLVRVQTTEDTDALIDAPDWQVTGLGRFEEYGLQFFLAGEPAFWYAPNEELTPGEVMCHTLVLDSGSRRVSYAMLLIEALDIDQETLTDTAMWYDLEFTVAAMYQGLQGEVKDSDEIPVVLPSESEFLALKDQYGVV; encoded by the coding sequence ATGATTACGAAGGCCGGACTTGCTGTCATTGACGCACTCAGCACCGGCCGAGAAGCAACTCCGGAAGTGCTCGCGATGGAAACCGGATATTCACAGACCCATCTCTACGACGTACTCGATGAGTTGCTCGCAGCAGGGCTCCTCGTCGAGACTCGTGGTCGGAAAAACCAGCGGCGAGTCCATCTCGCTGACCATCCGGTCACTGAAGCGTATCGAGCGCTGCGATCGGAACTCGGCCATGTGGACTGGGTTGACCTTCTCTCGCCAGCCACCCTTCGGGTGTGCTGGTATCTCGACGAACCGCGTCGCGTCACGAATATAGCAGAACAGCTCGGAATGAGCCGGCAAGGCGTCCATAACGCGTTGTCGCCACTCAAACATCGAGCAATGCTGTCCCCGTCCGGCCCCGAGTACGCGGTGAGTGAGGACCTCGCGCCGCTGCTGGCGTTCGCTCAGGCCGTCGCGACCCACGAGCACCGGTCGCGAGCCCGGGAGATCGCGCCGAGTGCGACGGTCGAGTGGTGCGACCCGAAACGAACACTCGTCCGCGTGCAGACCACCGAGGATACAGACGCGCTCATAGACGCACCTGATTGGCAGGTGACCGGGCTCGGTCGATTCGAGGAGTACGGGCTGCAGTTCTTCCTTGCAGGTGAGCCTGCGTTCTGGTATGCACCCAACGAGGAACTCACGCCGGGCGAAGTGATGTGTCACACGCTCGTCCTCGATAGCGGCTCCCGCCGGGTTAGCTATGCGATGCTGTTGATCGAGGCGTTGGACATCGACCAAGAGACGCTCACAGACACTGCAATGTGGTACGATCTGGAATTCACGGTCGCTGCGATGTACCAGGGGCTGCAGGGAGAGGTCAAGGACTCGGACGAGATCCCTGTCGTCCTTCCAAGTGAATCAGAATTTTTGGCGCTCAAAGACCAGTACGGTGTAGTATGA
- a CDS encoding ATP-binding protein, translated as MDQFVNRIDELDRLQTLYESDAAELAIIYGRRQIGKSELVRQSIADRDDAVYYQAVQGTATTQLRRFVEAAATTYPDITAVKEEWEPLLTYLTDRDAIIVIDEFPYLIESNEGLPSVIQHLWDTAVDESQATLVLTGSAIGMIHTHVLNGGAPLYGRVSQTPNGRLELTQLPFRSIQEFVPTYDPEERVFVYGIFGGTPRYLSPLDPSQSLGENITRLLCDPDGPLHDEPETVLQMELNEVNTYFSVLESMASGNRSRNEIAQGAGIESTNTSYYFDRLETLQIIEKHHPALADPARSKRTRYQIRDPVFRFYFRYLYGRGGQYELYGENAYADLIEPELPDFVSETFESLCHQAVSALYADYQLTQVPSQWWYKGREIDVVAPTDKSTLIAGEAKFTNTPLGYGVLADLEDDVEYIDWTPTGGGEPTYEFALFSRSGFKRSVEEAADERDDLRLFDLSDIVAVLESRANH; from the coding sequence ATGGACCAGTTCGTCAATCGTATCGATGAACTCGATCGGTTGCAGACCCTCTATGAGAGTGACGCTGCAGAACTCGCAATCATCTATGGGCGCCGGCAGATTGGCAAGAGCGAACTCGTCCGCCAATCGATTGCCGACCGAGACGATGCCGTGTACTATCAAGCAGTCCAAGGAACAGCGACGACACAGCTCAGGCGATTCGTCGAGGCAGCAGCGACGACCTATCCAGACATCACGGCCGTCAAAGAGGAATGGGAACCGCTCTTAACGTACCTCACCGACAGAGACGCCATCATCGTCATCGACGAATTCCCGTACCTTATCGAATCAAACGAGGGGCTTCCGTCGGTCATTCAACACCTGTGGGATACAGCTGTCGACGAGAGCCAGGCAACGCTCGTACTCACAGGCTCTGCAATCGGCATGATTCATACCCACGTCCTCAATGGCGGTGCGCCACTCTACGGTCGGGTGTCCCAGACACCGAATGGCCGCCTCGAACTCACCCAGCTGCCGTTTCGCTCCATCCAAGAGTTCGTGCCGACGTACGATCCCGAAGAACGGGTGTTCGTCTATGGCATCTTCGGCGGCACACCCCGATATCTCAGCCCTCTCGATCCATCACAGAGCCTCGGAGAGAACATCACGCGGCTGCTGTGCGATCCGGATGGCCCACTCCATGACGAGCCTGAAACCGTCCTCCAGATGGAACTCAACGAAGTGAACACGTATTTTTCGGTTCTGGAGTCGATGGCCAGCGGGAACCGCAGTCGAAACGAGATCGCTCAGGGAGCCGGCATTGAGAGCACCAACACGTCATACTACTTCGACCGGCTGGAAACGCTCCAGATCATCGAGAAACACCATCCGGCACTCGCCGACCCGGCGCGCAGCAAGCGGACTCGGTACCAGATTCGAGATCCCGTATTCCGGTTTTACTTCCGGTATCTCTACGGCCGCGGGGGGCAGTACGAACTCTACGGCGAGAACGCCTACGCTGATCTCATCGAACCAGAATTGCCCGACTTCGTCAGCGAAACGTTCGAATCGCTCTGTCACCAGGCGGTGTCGGCGCTCTATGCAGACTACCAGCTCACACAGGTACCAAGCCAGTGGTGGTACAAGGGCCGGGAGATAGATGTTGTCGCACCAACTGACAAGTCAACGCTGATCGCTGGCGAAGCGAAATTCACCAACACCCCCCTCGGCTATGGCGTGCTCGCGGACCTCGAAGACGACGTGGAGTACATCGATTGGACGCCCACCGGAGGTGGTGAGCCGACGTATGAATTCGCCTTGTTCAGCCGCTCTGGGTTCAAACGCTCCGTCGAGGAAGCTGCAGACGAGCGTGATGACCTCCGTCTCTTCGATCTGTCCGATATCGTTGCCGTTCTCGAGAGTAGAGCCAACCATTAA
- a CDS encoding DUF7389 domain-containing protein, with amino-acid sequence MSEHNPQSHTKTESMENSDRQAPVEYIERSDVGVSLTVKLKRGTGTRDEDQITAKVKAKTLEDTREDMEILREYIHDLAEDARQIQPADPHK; translated from the coding sequence ATGTCAGAACACAACCCGCAGTCTCACACGAAAACTGAATCGATGGAGAACAGTGATCGACAGGCACCAGTGGAGTACATCGAACGGAGCGACGTTGGTGTCTCCCTCACCGTGAAGCTCAAGCGTGGAACCGGAACGAGGGATGAGGACCAGATCACGGCCAAGGTGAAAGCGAAAACGCTCGAAGACACCCGTGAGGACATGGAAATCCTCCGCGAGTACATCCACGACCTCGCCGAAGACGCTCGCCAGATCCAGCCAGCAGACCCGCATAAATAG
- a CDS encoding ribbon-helix-helix domain-containing protein has protein sequence MSTDSDAGGGEMEKINVRVPQSLLAKVDEVWEERGYANKSEFIRDALRDAVNPPTQLSEEALEHLAESRKQREQGEVVSQAEVKDRLGIDD, from the coding sequence ATGAGCACTGACAGCGACGCCGGTGGCGGTGAAATGGAAAAGATCAACGTCCGGGTACCACAGTCGCTGCTGGCAAAGGTCGACGAAGTTTGGGAGGAGCGGGGGTATGCAAACAAATCCGAGTTCATCCGCGACGCACTTCGGGATGCCGTCAACCCGCCAACGCAGCTATCCGAGGAAGCGCTAGAGCATCTGGCTGAGAGCCGCAAGCAGCGCGAACAGGGCGAGGTGGTGTCGCAGGCCGAAGTGAAGGACCGGCTGGGTATCGATGACTGA
- a CDS encoding ribbon-helix-helix protein, CopG family, which yields MAVDLTERVQEIAEARGIPKSEILEQALERGVEDLWIDLILSQYVNDEIDRETAIELVGRDRVKRAERELQAVEDDVRWGLSA from the coding sequence ATGGCTGTGGATCTCACTGAACGGGTGCAAGAAATCGCCGAAGCGCGAGGCATCCCCAAGTCGGAGATCCTCGAACAGGCGTTGGAACGCGGCGTCGAAGACCTCTGGATAGACCTCATCCTCTCACAGTACGTGAACGACGAGATCGATCGAGAAACGGCGATCGAACTCGTTGGACGTGACCGCGTCAAGCGTGCGGAACGCGAACTGCAGGCAGTCGAAGACGATGTTCGGTGGGGACTAAGTGCGTGA
- a CDS encoding DUF4177 domain-containing protein, translating to MSESEATHWEYETLRPPRGETKKESEDPKAELNQLGAEGWEFMETIDYEGGGTKYLVFKRPAQSSESV from the coding sequence ATGTCCGAATCAGAAGCGACCCACTGGGAGTACGAGACGCTTCGCCCGCCGCGCGGTGAGACCAAAAAAGAATCAGAGGATCCGAAAGCAGAGTTGAATCAACTCGGTGCAGAGGGCTGGGAGTTTATGGAGACGATCGACTATGAGGGAGGCGGCACCAAGTACCTCGTTTTCAAGCGACCTGCCCAATCGAGTGAGTCAGTATGA
- a CDS encoding type II toxin-antitoxin system RelE family toxin: MTEVEWTPKALDLLEGLDTEAQERLVKKLDEAKDWTSHRLEKLSGYPYYNLRAGDYRAIITWGREEDVLIVEAVGHRRNIYDRHLPP, encoded by the coding sequence ATGACTGAGGTTGAGTGGACACCGAAAGCACTCGATTTGTTGGAAGGACTCGACACCGAAGCCCAAGAGCGGCTAGTGAAGAAACTCGACGAGGCAAAAGACTGGACCTCCCACCGCCTCGAAAAGCTCAGTGGGTATCCATACTACAACCTTCGCGCTGGCGACTACCGAGCGATCATCACATGGGGCCGAGAAGAGGATGTCCTCATCGTCGAGGCAGTCGGGCATCGGCGGAATATATACGACCGTCACCTCCCACCGTAA
- a CDS encoding winged helix-turn-helix domain-containing protein has product MYEVCGEKELKVILALEPSDSISDVARKIDENRETLRRAVNRLEEAGYVVYNDGLQLVDQSIRDAGLEFLIAAADTSPPSISEAYVLPQFAGMDYAFTAIDAVYVWTRGGYQVARDPEDYPLFIAIHETDLDAWTAFFDRFGIPAAKERQPADDLDGSIQVVLKPRAQIEAEMVDGRSVISLKETVAFANEHYAHFQSALDMLDRMYDEVDTDANYRPY; this is encoded by the coding sequence ATGTACGAAGTATGCGGTGAGAAGGAACTCAAGGTCATCCTCGCGCTCGAACCGAGTGATTCCATATCCGACGTCGCGCGGAAGATCGACGAGAACCGGGAGACGCTTCGGCGCGCCGTGAATCGTCTCGAGGAGGCGGGATACGTCGTATACAATGATGGTCTCCAGCTTGTCGATCAGTCAATCCGAGACGCCGGTCTCGAGTTCCTAATCGCAGCAGCCGACACCTCACCACCATCGATTTCGGAGGCGTACGTCCTCCCACAGTTCGCCGGCATGGACTACGCCTTCACCGCCATCGACGCGGTCTATGTCTGGACTCGCGGTGGCTACCAGGTCGCTCGCGACCCCGAGGACTATCCGCTGTTCATCGCAATCCACGAGACCGATCTTGACGCCTGGACGGCGTTCTTCGATCGGTTCGGAATCCCGGCTGCGAAAGAGCGCCAGCCAGCCGACGACCTCGATGGTTCGATACAGGTGGTCCTCAAGCCACGAGCACAGATCGAGGCCGAGATGGTCGACGGACGGTCCGTCATCTCCCTCAAAGAAACCGTAGCGTTCGCAAACGAGCACTACGCGCACTTCCAGTCAGCACTCGACATGCTCGACCGTATGTACGACGAGGTCGATACTGACGCGAACTACCGCCCGTATTGA